The genomic window GAGCGGacgtctttttaaaaataatgaatgactgAGACACACTTAATTGGGTTAAAACTCAAATCCAGACCTCACAACACTGCATGACTGACAAGCAGGTCACATGATCAGCACTTACAGGACTGTGACCAGGGTGTGTATTAATAAAGCATATGAGGGTTAGGagagctgatctgggatcaaTTTTGTCTTTTAGCTCAGAATAGAAATGGTTAGGATATGGACGAGGAAAATCTGATTAGAGATCAGCCCTTCTGCTctaatgctttatgaatattacATTGCTTTAAATTCACAGAGCAGATGGTtgcatccagagcaacttacaaaagtggagaacatcagtgttatttTCACAAACATGGGGCCCAGGTCACTTAGCTAATCCAGGACCAGTTCTGGCTTTTTAGTTCATAATGCATAAGGTTTAGAAGTGTAGAGGAGATAACTGATCCTAGACACTCCTACCCTGAGATGCAGAAAGATTTATGAATACAGACCCTGAACTGAGCTCAGTTTTCCCTCTCAGGACATTTTTCTTTACAtctgcttgctatttgggggttcaggtcggtttttgctcttttttctgCCACACTGTAAAGCCTCTTTGGGGCAggtttctatttaaaaaagtgctatacaaataaaattgatttgatttgattttgatttgacgTGGACAGGCCAAACCCTGATCCCACTCCAGCACTGCTACACAAGAccagggtgaggaagaggagggggcggagcagacAGACCCTCTGCGCTTACCTGGAGGGTGAACACCTGGTCGGTTTGCTCCTCGCTCTCGCTGTCCGAATTCTCCGGCGTCTCGTCCCCGTCATCGTAGCGGCCGGCCCGCGGAAGCCTCCACATGGAGAGAGCCTGGGCGGGGTGCGCGGTCACTGCCACGGCCGGGACGTCCCACCTGAGTCTACCGCACCTGAGGCATCGGAGACAGCCCTCGCACCCAGCGTACCgcatgtgacccccccccaccccccctgccccgcgtCGCTCCGCAGCTCTGTGCCAGaggccctcccctcccacccccccaccccacagccccGAGCGAGCTGCTGTCACCACGGCAACACCGCCCCgttcccccctcaccccagggggctgagagagagcgcacaAACTCCGGTGGAATCCGGCGCAGAGCAGCGATGTTTTGAGCGCAGcgcggggcagagcagggcagggcaaGGCAGGCCGGGGGGGATTAGCTCCTCCTCCAGAACAGCACACCTGATCCTCAGGAGACTTTAGAACATCTCACCGGCTAAGCAGATTAGCGCTAGCGGtctgagccgtgtgtgtgtgtgtgtgtgtgtgtgtgttcttgtctgTACGCTGATatcgcacgtgtgtgtgtttgtgtttgtgtgcttgtctgtataCTGATAtagcacgtgtgcatgtgtgtgtgtgtgtttgtgtgcttgtctgtacgctgatagtgtgtgtgtgtttgtgtgcttgtctgtacactgatagcgtgtgtgtgtgtttgtgtgcttgtctgtacactgataatgtgtgtgtgtgtacttgtctgtacactgatggtgtgtgtgtgtgtgtgtttgtgtgcttgtctgtacactgatggtgtgtgtgtgtgtgtgtgtgtgtgtgtcttcaacCTAAAACAGTTACCATGTTCACGTTTCAATTAAACAATGGCGAACAGACTTGGACGCTTGTTTGTGGATTTGAGTTTTTAGGTGTCTGTTTCCCTTGGTGCTCTTGCGTGTCCAGCAtcacacagtgacatcactcacaTAAATCTGTGTGCCCCAACTAATACTCAGGATGGGAGGTGAGGTTTTGAAAGTGACGACTCAAAACTGATTTCAGTGAGATTCAGTCTGTTCCCATCACTTTCCCTCTAAAATAAATGGTGTACAAATACTGAAACGGGagctaaaactaaaataaacaaaaacaaagtatatatatttatatataaacttAAAACTACAATGGATAACAGACCTTTGAGGAGAACACTATTCATAAAAGTGTGAAGATGGCAACTGTCAAtgttaaaaattataatattaatcATCTTCACTGTTGATTAGAAACCAAACCCAGAAATAATTATTCTGTTCTACAGAtattaaatacacaataaaaaagcaTGAATTTGCTGTATTTGTTGGCTATATTCTAGTTTTGCTATATTCTAGTTTGCCTTGCCTATATTATTTTAGGGATTTATGGTTAGTTTCTATGTAGTCTAATAGCAATAatagatgttttttcttttgcaccCTGTTTGGTATGAAATTAGCCTAAGGGATTACCAAATGAACAAATCTGATAATTTACTTACTATGTGAAAATACAGAACATACTTATCACATACAGAAGATATTGACAACAGCGCCCTGTTTATGTCACGTGACTGCGTCTTATTCTCACATGACAGAGGACGTGACGTAACTGTCATCTGAGAAACTGAAAACAGAGGTAAGAGGAACAGCTACAACCTCTTTTAATTTCGTGTATTTAATAAGGATAACCTCATTTTTTCTCTGATATGCTTGTGTGCATTGAAATACAGCATTACGTATCATTGAGGAACGTTACTGGCGATGGTGTTGCGTTGGAAAAGACGCATTTTAAGCGAAGGCCGATTGAATTACTACTAGCTGACTGCATTGCAATggctagctaggcagctagctagctagcagataTATGGAAGCTTTTTCACAGACGTACCTATGATAGCTACCTTGCTACAGCGTTTGCTAAGGAAGAAATATGCGGTTTACCGTCTATAATGACATATTATCATGCAAATATGATGTGGCGGTTTATCTAGTTAACGTTTATCCCCTTATCAGGGATAATCATCTGTTTTAGAAAGGGCACAGAAGTCTATTTCAAACCAAGAGTAGTATGTGGAACGACGCACCAAATTCTCATTTTCAGGTTTAACCCTGAGACGGTTAATTCGACGGTTGCGTGAGTGCTCTGCAAAATTTTTAAGTTTTGCTtgaaagatttaattcaatcgttgtttcattaattcattcatttacgtATATTTACTTAGCAGCCCGACTGTGAATAGCCAAAGGGTAACCACTGTTTGAAATAGGCTAATGTGTAGCCTATACCGTATAGGCTAGTGTACAGATGGAAACATTGCATAAGCTAGACAGCGGCAGTTGTAATGAAATTGCGGGCGCATATGCTTGTTACTAGAGAAAGCTGTTAAAATTGACATATCTCAACGACAAGAAGTAAGATGCAAGCAATTGTTAGAGTTGTGTAGAAATTCAGACTGCAAGCTGTCGTCCATGCTCTAATGCACATATCTGACAGGATAGGATGCACCTCGAGCACGTCCTTGGCCTGTTCGGCTTAAGCAACGGCGTTTCTCAAATTCCCATGACCGCAAggtcttcctgttttctttctgtcaaTTGCTTAGGTTTTCTGGGGCACAGTTAACATGAATAACAGGTTGAACATTGCATCACCTTCAGTCCAATCTAATATTAGGTCAGTGCCCTTCCTAGAAGGGTACTTCTGCAAGGTATgtgcatgaaaaaataataaataaaatattataaatgtgcAGTTTCTTACGGTCTACAGTACAAGGACATGTATACTAGTATAGCCCAAGGTAGTCCAGGCGATGTTTAATAAAGATGAATACATTGGGTGTAGTGCACGTGTTGTCTGTTTTACTGTGGACGCGAATGTGCgcattgttgtgtgtgtgtgtagtctgtatTTAAACGCGTGTAAAAAGCCCGTCTGGTTTTGCGTCGATCAGCGATCGGAGCGATTACAGCCTCCGCCTCAGGATGGATATCAGAGGAGCCGTGGACGCTGCCGTCCCCACCAACATCATCGCGGCCAAAGCAGCCGAGGTCCGAGCCAACAAGGTCAACTGGCAGTCCTACCTACAGTGAGTAATATTAATACTATCTACAGTGAGTGGcattaatacattacattaatactATCTACAGTGAGTAATACTGATACCATTACATTAATACTATCTACAGTGAGTAATACTGATACCATTACATTAATACTATCTACAGTGAGTAATACTGATACCATTACATTAATACTATCTACAGTGAGTAATACTGATACCATTACATTAATACTACCTACAGTGAGTAAtattaatacattacattaatacCTTTTACAATCAATAACATTAATACTCTCTACTGGGAGTTACATTAGTCTTGCCTCTACTGAATAAGACCAGGCCTCTCTCTAGTGGGTGATattaggctgcattcacaccagatcgGGCAATGCGGCACCTTCCCGCAGGGTTGTGTggaggtgtgggcgtgtcactacatggcccatttgtgtgacgtcatgttgtgaactttaaccccatggtaatttaaacaaggCTCTTCTTCCCGGcttacgtgattggccaccGCAGCGTGACGTCGGGTTGCGTTACGGCAAAAGCTGATTCTGGTTCTACTTCTTCCCGCACGGCCGCTGCGGGTTTTTTCTGCACCCCATGCGGTCCCGCAGCCTAAACGTATGTGGAGAGTCACTAGCGGGCCATAGAGTCCAGTGAGCTGAACGAGGAATGTGCTCTCAAACATGTAACAGTTTCATCCGCAACGTCCGCCATTTTGTTGCAGGGGCCAGATGATTTCTGTAGAGGACTGTGAGTTCATCAAGCGCTTTGAGATGGCACGCGCTGAGGAGAAGCAGGCCATTCTGACCAACGAAGGGCATCAGGTAACCagtggtagtgtgtgtgagcaggtgtgtgtgtgggtctgagagagagcaggtgtgtgtgtgtgtgtgagagcaggtctgtgtgtgttagagcaggtgtgtgtgagtgcgaatgtgtgtgtgtgtgtgcgtgtgtgtgtgagataacGGCTGTTCTAACCTCACTGTGTTTCTGGTTCTCAGTGTGCTAAAACCTTCCTCAACCTGATGGCGCACATCTCTAAGGAGCAGACGGTACAGTACATCCTGACCCTCATCAACGACATGCTGCAGGTAAGCATGTCAcaggtatatatatacatacacacacagccacactgctcacactgctcacacacacacacacacacacactgctaacacacacacacacacacacactgcacacacatgtgaCATGCTGCAGGTAGGCATGTCACAGGTCTGTTCCTCCACTCTCCCCCACAGGAGAACCACCAGAGAGTGAATATCTTCTTCGATTACGCCAAGAAGACCAAGAGCACCGCCTGGTCCCACTTCCTGTCCATGCTGAACCGACAGGACGTGTTCACTGTCCACATGGTGAGCGTGTGACCAAATACTGCTATCGTGCTAACGCTGCTATCATGCTCATACAGCTATCGTGCTAACACTGCTATCGTGCTATTGGCTCGGTGTTGTCTGTGTAGCCGCACCAGAgctcctggagggccactgtaTCGGCTGGCTTTTGTGGTTTCCATTCAGTCAGCAGCGAATTTAGATCTCAGAGGCACAGAGCAGCCAGCATCTGAAACACtccccacacaggcacacagacacgaCTGCTCAGATCAGGAGGACCCTGAGGCGAGTGCTCTATGCAGAGATCGGTCGATGtagaaatgtgcatttacagtAACAGCATTTCTGCTGCGAATGgatggagaagagaagagagagaagccaGGGAAAAAAGGGAAGTTGTGACAGAAGAGGGAGAATTCCCTTAACGGCAGTCGGCAGCTCTGTTTTCACACCATCAGTAATTCCCTCAAAACCTTTAGCATCCTTAATCTCCCTCTTGTATTTTATGGTGGCACTTAGCATTGTGTCGCAGGTTTATCTACGGACTGCTGCTCCCAGCTGTGGCACTGATAACTGGTGTCATCTTCGCTGTTTGCTTAATTTTTCGCTGTGCTCTTATCTGTGCATAACtagcatttgctaaatgcttCATGTAAATCCAGTGAAGTTATACTGTTGAGCCTTCGTTGCTAGCCTTGGTCAGTACTTTAGGTTTAagggtataaaaataaataaatcgcaTTCATagcaaaaacacatatttattcACAGAAGATAGAACCATGCAaaatgcatgcttgtgtgccccccccccccccccccccccagttttatGTGTGCAGTCGCTGGTCTGTCCCTTTGTAAATTAGCGCAGATATTATTgtgtccagcaggtggcagcactACCCCTGAGCTTGAGCTTTAGCATGCTCTTGTGAGTCTCCTTGTTACAATTTGATTTGTCTTTAGCTGGAAACGTCTTTGAAATTATGGTATTGTAATGTAGTGCATGTGTAACTGTTTTTAAgatgaaatctttttttgtgtttttgacttgggttttgttttgtacaaAGGAAATGTGTGAGAATATTTATCAGGATTCCCccaggcatggggggggggttccttgATTTTTCCCCTGTGGCTGAAAAGTGAGTTGAAATCCTGGGTTTTGCATCCAGATCTTTCTGAGCCAGGGGCAGAGGGTTTTGGGTTGTCATGAGAACCCACTGACGGCTGCTCACAGGAAATGGTGCTCAGTGAAAAGGCCAAAGACTGCTGGCCCATATGAATATTTAGGGTCTGAATTCTGTAAAATCGCTACTTACTGATTAATCAGAAAAAATATAGACGGCCCATTTGTACACAACTGAAAGTTGTGGTAGTGGTAGTACTGTGGTAGTACTAACAACATTTACAGACAGATTTTAAACTGATCTTTTCACTCACAGTTTGCGTTTAAAccagtttgtatgtgtgtggaaaaaACATTGAATGAGAAGAAATGAATCAACATTGCGAGCCTGCACCATTTTGCAGAAGGCTGTCTGTATGTGTTGCTTGACCGTGGAAAACTGaactggttgccatggcagtagCCAGTGGATTCTCAGCGTGTGAAACGTGGGTAAAATGCCAGACGCCCTTGCCTTGGTAAACCCGCCTCTATTGTTGAACCTCCGCAAGCTCGACGGAGGACAAACATGACCGAAACGCGACCGAAAGTCCTGAGTATTTCATGCTTCTGTTCTGAGTGCCGTGCTCTGTGGAGTGTGGTAAAGGTTTGCGTTCGGCGAAATTAGATTTCTCCTTTCAGAGAACTAAGTGAGCTGGAAACGCTGATTGTGTTCGTTTGTTCGAGGCACACACCGTGATGAAGCAGCgctgcctgtgattggctgctctggGACTCTTTGGCTCGCTCGTTATTGGTCGTCTCGTTTTGCAGCCGCAGACGACAGAGGGGTTAGACGAAGGtggtgggcagggggggaggggctacgtgacctttgacctgtgctGTTTATCCCACCAGGCGGCCACGATCATCGCAAAGCTGGCAGCGTGGGGTCGGGAGCTGATGGAGGGCACTGATCTGAACTACTACTTCAACTGGATCAAAACCCAGCTCAGCTCGCAGGTGtgtgcctcctcctcctcctcctcctgccctgtgggggctcctcctcctcctccccctgccctgtgggggctcctcctcctcctcctcctgccctgtgggggctcctcctcccccccccccctgccctgtgggggctcctcctcctcctcctcctgccctgtGGGGGCTCCGCCTCCCTTTCGACCTTCTGACCTTctgactgtgacctcacacataTCACCATAGACCGTAGATATTACCCTAGATCTACCAGATGGCATGACTCCATATTCTGAAGTCTGACGAAGAGCCACTAGGCTCGGAAAGATACTTATTTTCTGGTGTTGGTGAATTTATGACACTGGGACTTTTTATTGACTCCGTATTCTTAACATCGAAAGTGCTGTCTCTCCTCCATTAGAACGGAAACATTTAGAATTGTACACCGTGCGCTTAGCCAGCACCGCACCAGAAACTCCCGTTAGTAACCGCAGCCTCCTGTCACTATGGAAACCTGATCGGAGGGAGGGAATGCCTGAGCTGACTGACTGGTTTCTCTACGGTGATATCTGCATATCAGCTTACCCAGGCAGTCAATTCTGTGTTCTTAAAATTGGAAGAATGACCTTCCTTCCGGTTTCGGCTGAAACGTTCAGGGGGAGTGTGTAGGGTACAGTGGGGCTTCACTGAATGTTCAGAAGCACCTGAAACCCCTGTTAGAACCAGAGCCTCCTGTAggtgagagaaaggggaaactgatggaaaacaggaagtggacatCTGATTGGTCAGTAATATCTGTGACAGCCCTTTCGCTTGTGTATACCTGGCTCTCTGCAGTTTGAATTGTCTGCCTCCTTCATCTGTGTGTCTCACATGAACTGCAGCCGGCATCAGTTTGGCTGAGTGACACATCTTATCCAGTGTGTGATCTTTGCCTGACTCCTATCTCATGCTCATGTGATCTcttacaggaagtgatgcgtgtTTATGTCTGAAACGCAGAATCATCAGCTTGGGCCCAAACCtctaatgtgttttgtttttcccttttcagaTTGTATGTTATGATTGTTTTGGATTTGTTGCTCTAACCAGTCTTAAGTAAAagcagcctcccccccccccccccccccccagcgtgtgtctgtctgtggttctgtggcaGGGCCTGTGCCCTTCTCTGAgtctttcctctctttctgttcctCCTGCGTCTTTCCTTCCTGATGAGCCTGTCAGTGTCGTGCCGCAGTGGTGCTGAAGCTGCAGCTCTTAGCTCCGgtggtgtctctgtgtgtaaatccctccctgctctctctcccacaatTCTCAGCAGGACTGGCTCAGAAAGAACCGGAACCAAGACGTTTAACaacattagtgtgtgtgagtgtgtgtgtgtgtgtgtgtgtgtgtgtgtgagtgtgtgagtgtgagtgtgagtgtgagtgtgagtgtgtgtgtgtgtgtgtgtgtgtgtgtgtgtgtgtgggtgtgggtgtgtgtgtgagtgtgtgtgtgtgtgtgagtgtgtgtgtgtgtgtgtgtgtgtgtgtgaatgtgtgtgtgtgtgtgtgtgtgtgtgagtgtgtgtgtgtgaatgtgtgtgtgtgtgtgtgtgtgtgtgtgtgtgtgtgtgtgtgtgtgagtgagtgtgagtgtgagtgtgagtgtgagtgtgagtgtgagtgtgtgtgtgagtgtgtgtgagtgtgagtgtgggtgtgtgagtgtgtgtgagtgtgagtgtgagtgtgtgtgtgtgtgtgtgtgtgagtgtgtgtgtgagtgtgagtgtgagtgtgagtgtgtgagtgtgtgtgtgtgagtgtgagtgtgagtgtgtgtgtgtgtgtgtgtgtgagtgtgtgtgtgtgtgtgggtgtgtgagtgtgtgtgtgtgtgtgggtgtgtgtgtgtgggtgtgtgagtgtgtgtgtgtgagtgtgtgtgtgtgtgtgggtgtgagtgtgtgtgtgtgtgtgtgtgtgtgtgtgtgtgtgtgggtgtgtgtgtgggtgtgtgtgtgtgggtgtgtgagtgtgtgtgtgtgagtgtgtgtgtgtgtgtgtgtgtgtgtgtgtgtgggtgtgtgtgtgggtgtgtgtgtgtgggtgtgtgagtgtgagtgtgtgtgtgtgtgtgtgtgcgagtgtgtgtgtgcgggtgtgtgtgtgggtgtgtgtgtgtgggtgtgtgagtgtgtgtgtgtgagtgtgtgtgtgtgtgtgtgtgtgtgtgggtgtgtgtgtgtatctctaacctcactgtgtttctgtgctggtTCTCAGTGACTGATGCTTAAGGGCTGCTGCTCTtgagattcaaacctgcaacccctcGGTTGTCTGAGCACCTGAGCAGCGCTCCACACAGCCGGCCCACGGGCGGGAGCCCGTTTCACTGCATCTGTGCCGCCTGTGGTGTTTGGGATGGAGGCtgctgacgtgtgtgtgtgtgtgtgtgtgtgtgtgtgtgtatggggacgAAGGCTGCTAACGTGTGTGTGGTTTTAAACgtggctgttctgtgtgttgtTAGAAGCTGCGTCTCACAGGTGCAGAAACAGGCTGTATGTCGCTAAGTGAGGTAAGACCAGCCGCTGTCTCAGTGATCTGAGTCCGCTCTCTCACTCGCaagctctctcactctctcactcactcgcttactctctctcactctctcactctcccactcactcgctcactcacttactctctctcactcactctcttgcacgctatctcactctctcgctcactcgctctctctctctcccactcactcgctctctctctcccgctcactcgctctctctctctcctactcagtcgctcactcactcgctctctctctcccgctcactcgctctctctctctcctactcagtcgctcactcactcgctctctctctcgctcactcgctctctctctctcccccactcactcgctgtctctctctccccctcactcgcTCTCTCGATCTCTCGCTCGCTTGTTCGTtaactccctctctcactcttaataatagtaataaactttatttgtgtaGCGCTTTTCATACATGAAATGCAGTCCAAAATACTTCACATTGTAGCAGATCTTGCTCAttcgctctctcgctcactcgctcgctcacttcGTCTCTCCCCTGCTGATCGAGTGCCTGTGGtcctgctctgctgctctggtcTTGGTGCTGCTCTTCTGTGCgctgaaatgagaaatgtgtgcgtgtgtgtgcgtgcgtgtgtgcgtgtgtgtgcgtgtgtgtgtgtgtgtgtgcatctgcgtgtgtgtgcgtgtgtgcattcacgtgtgcatgcgtgcctgtgtgtgtgtgtgtgcatgtatatgtgtgtgtgtgtgtgtgtgtgcttcagcatATTTCCTGGGATTTCTTTCTTGGAATAGCCTCATGCTTATCCTGTGAAACTTTCAAATGAATTGCACTCTCATTACTAGCTCTTTTTCTTTAACGGTGGTAacaacttcttcttcttctttcttttcttctgtcaCTCCTGTTTTCTCtcctattctttttttcctttctttccctctctctcttctagaAACCTGTACTCTGGAACTTTCTGCATGTTCTGGAACTCTCAGCATGTTCTGGAACTCTCTGCGTGTTCTGGaactctctgtgtgttttggaaATGTCTGCATGTTCTGGATGAACTGTCTGATGTTTCTGGTCTGAGtaatgcattctctctctcaggttcgTCTCTGCtaaactctctctcttctcaaagTTGCTGATTGTGGTCTTGTCATGTGATGGTGCCTGGCTGAGTTTGTTGTTCTTCTGTGATGTGGCTTTGACTGAAATGAGATCCTGTTCTGAAATGAAAGAGATCCTGTTCTGAAATTAAGCAGATCATCTTCTGAAATTATAGAGATCCTGTTCTGGAATGAAAGAGATCCTGTTCTGAAATTAAGCAGAATATCTTCTGAAATTATAGAGATCCTGTTCTAGAATGAAAGAGATCCTGTTCTGAACGCTCTCATGACTGGGTTTTGATCATCAGTACCTAAATTCAAAGCCTTGGGTTGTGGAGGGAGGTGCGAGTGATCCAAACAGCCCCAATCTGACGAGCCCAACAGAGGCTCCCAAAAACTCAAAACGTAGTTTTTTAAAGCCGCAAATCTCAAACATGCTGGCGAAGCTGGAGGGGATGACGACTGGGCTTCTGAGGCCCTTTAGAGAGTCTTACGCTCCTCAGTAGGATTTAGGTTGCGGTGCGTTAGAGGGTCTGACGGCGGCTCGCgctggtctgtctgtgtcccGTAGAGCTCCCAGTACGTGCAGTGCGTGGCGGGCTGCCTGCAGCTGATGTTGAGGATTAATGAGTACCGGTTCGCCTGGGCGGAGGCCGACGGAGTCAGCTGGTGAGCCAGAGCCCCCCCTAGGGGCCACTTTTTAATCACATTACCTACAGCATGTTACTGTACTTTTTAATCACATTACCTACAGCATGTTACCGTACTTTTTAATCAcattacatacagcatgttactgTACTTTTTAATCACATTACCTACAGCATGTTACCGTACTTTTTAATCACATTACCTATAGCATGTTACTGTACTTTTTAATCACATTACCTACAGCATGTTACCGTACTTTTTAATCACATTACCTATAGCATGTTACTGTACTTTTTAATCACATTACCTACAGCATGTTACCGTACTTTTTAATCACATTACCTACAGCATGTTACCGTACTTTTTAATCAcattacatacagcatgttactgtactttttaatcacattacatacagcatgttaccgtactttttaatcacattacatacagcatgttaccgTACTTTTTAATCATATTACCTACAGCATGTTACCATACTTTTTAATCACATTACCTACAGCATGTTACTGTACTTTTTAATCAcattacatacagcatgttactgTACTTTTTAATCACATTACCTACAGCATTTTACTGTACTTTTTAATCACATTACCTACAGCATGTTACTGTACTTTTTAATCAcattacatacagcatgttaccgTACTTTTTAATCACATTACATACAGCATTTTACTGTACTTTTTAATCATATTACCTACAGCATGTTACCATACTTTTTAATCACATTACCTATAGCATGTTACTGTACTTTTTAATCAcattacatacagcatgttaccgTACTTTTTAATCACATTACATACAGCATTTTACTGTACTTTTTAATCACATTACCTACAGCATTTTACTGTACTTTTTAATCACgttacatacagcatgttactgTACTTATTAATCAGGTTACCTACAGCATGTTACCGTACTTTTTAATCACATTACGCACAACATGTTATCATTGGTAAATTATGttgcatgacattacattatattatgtaGCATCACTGGGGTCTTCAGCAGTATGGGtatgtgggaaatgtagtttttttgtgtgttttgcagcATCATTGCAGTCCTCAGCAGTAAGGgtgtgtgggaaatgtagttttttgtaTGTTCTGCAGCTTCACTGCGGTCCTCAGCAGTAAGGGtatgtgggaaatgtagttttttttgtgtgtgttgcagcATCACAGCAGTCCTCAGCAGTAAGTGTGGGTTCCAGCTGCAGTACCAGATGATCTTCTGCATCTGGCTGCTGGCCTTTAACTCCCAGCTGTGCGAGAGTCTGAGGCGCTATAATGTGGTGCCCGCGCTCGCCGACATCCTGCAGGAGTCCGTCAAGGAGAAGGTCACCCGCATCATCCTCGCTGCCTTCAGGGTGAGcaagtgagcgagtgtgtgggtgggtgggtgggtgggtgggtgggtgggtgagtgagtgagtgagtgagtgagtgagtgagtgagtgagtgagggagggagggagggagggagggagggaggtaggaTGGGTGGGTGTTTATGCTGAAGTGCTTTCGGTTAAACACTTTGCTCCAGGGGGCAGTTAGCACAGCTTCACCTGATCCAGGGGGCAGTTAGCAGAGCTTCAGCAGATCCAGGGGGCAGTTAGCAGAGCTTCAGCGGATCCAGGGGGCAGTTAGCAGAGCTTCAGCTGATCCAGGGGGCAGTTAGCGGAGCAGAATCACATCTGCACACCTGCAGTGCCAGCCTGGTGCCCTGACCGCTATCCCGCTATCCTAGCCTGTTTTACCTTTACGCTGCGCATGCGCGGTTGGTTTTGATGGCGGTATAGCGAAGACCGTCGGCCCTCCCCGTTCCGTTTCCCGCGCTCCTGAACAGGAAGTGTCGGCCGGGGCCGGCTCTCCGTGAGCAGAGAGAGTTCTGCT from Anguilla anguilla isolate fAngAng1 chromosome 8, fAngAng1.pri, whole genome shotgun sequence includes these protein-coding regions:
- the LOC118234466 gene encoding V-type proton ATPase subunit H-like isoform X1, which codes for MDIRGAVDAAVPTNIIAAKAAEVRANKVNWQSYLQGQMISVEDCEFIKRFEMARAEEKQAILTNEGHQCAKTFLNLMAHISKEQTVQYILTLINDMLQENHQRVNIFFDYAKKTKSTAWSHFLSMLNRQDVFTVHMAATIIAKLAAWGRELMEGTDLNYYFNWIKTQLSSQKLRLTGAETGCMSLSESSQYVQCVAGCLQLMLRINEYRFAWAEADGVSCITAVLSSKCGFQLQYQMIFCIWLLAFNSQLCESLRRYNVVPALADILQESVKEKVTRIILAAFRNLLEKSAERETRQEYALAMIQCKVLKQLENLEQQKYDDEDISDDITVLLERLGESMQDLSSFDEYSSELKSGRLEWSPVHKSEKFWRENAVRLNEKNYELLKILTKLLEVSDDPQVIAVAAHDVGEYVRHYPRGKRVIEQLGGKQLVMNHMHHEDQQVRYNALLTVQKLMVHNWEYLGKQLQSSEQPAAVSARS
- the LOC118234466 gene encoding V-type proton ATPase subunit H-like isoform X3; its protein translation is MDIRGAVDAAVPTNIIAAKAAEVRANKVNWQSYLQGQMISVEDCEFIKRFEMARAEEKQAILTNEGHQCAKTFLNLMAHISKEQTVQYILTLINDMLQENHQRVNIFFDYAKKTKSTAWSHFLSMLNRQDVFTVHMAATIIAKLAAWGRELMEGTDLNYYFNWIKTQLSSQSSQYVQCVAGCLQLMLRINEYRFAWAEADGVSCITAVLSSKCGFQLQYQMIFCIWLLAFNSQLCESLRRYNVVPALADILQESVKEKVTRIILAAFRNLLEKSAERETRQEYALAMIQCKVLKQLENLEQQKYDDEDISDDITVLLERLGESMQDLSSFDEYSSELKSGRLEWSPVHKSEKFWRENAVRLNEKNYELLKILTKLLEVSDDPQVIAVAAHDVGEYVRHYPRGKRVIEQLGGKQLVMNHMHHEDQQVRYNALLTVQKLMVHNWEYLGKQLQSSEQPAAVSARS
- the LOC118234466 gene encoding V-type proton ATPase subunit H-like isoform X2 — protein: MDIRGAVDAAVPTNIIAAKAAEVRANKVNWQSYLQGQMISVEDCEFIKRFEMARAEEKQAILTNEGHQCAKTFLNLMAHISKEQTVQYILTLINDMLQENHQRVNIFFDYAKKTKSTAWSHFLSMLNRQDVFTVHMAATIIAKLAAWGRELMEGTDLNYYFNWIKTQLSSQLRLTGAETGCMSLSESSQYVQCVAGCLQLMLRINEYRFAWAEADGVSCITAVLSSKCGFQLQYQMIFCIWLLAFNSQLCESLRRYNVVPALADILQESVKEKVTRIILAAFRNLLEKSAERETRQEYALAMIQCKVLKQLENLEQQKYDDEDISDDITVLLERLGESMQDLSSFDEYSSELKSGRLEWSPVHKSEKFWRENAVRLNEKNYELLKILTKLLEVSDDPQVIAVAAHDVGEYVRHYPRGKRVIEQLGGKQLVMNHMHHEDQQVRYNALLTVQKLMVHNWEYLGKQLQSSEQPAAVSARS